A region of Planococcus sp. MSAK28401 DNA encodes the following proteins:
- a CDS encoding YpmS family protein codes for MKKWRFAFFVLLVLNLVAVIGFFLFITTPSDNFKTYQAESSPPPEGNTVVVNTTKADFEGIANTYIADAMEGQPIPLRLAVTDNVSLSTELTVFGVTLPILLTFDPVVLPDGNLLLEQRSVEVGRLDIPPESALKLLRDSVDLPEFMEVMPKEEEVLLNLTEIPINGGVSVRATSFDLEEDDIRLLVTIQP; via the coding sequence ATGAAAAAATGGCGTTTTGCATTTTTTGTGCTATTGGTGTTGAACCTAGTTGCCGTCATTGGATTTTTTCTGTTCATTACGACACCATCCGATAATTTTAAAACCTATCAAGCGGAAAGCAGCCCGCCTCCTGAAGGCAATACAGTCGTCGTCAATACGACCAAAGCCGATTTTGAAGGGATTGCGAATACCTATATCGCAGATGCGATGGAAGGCCAGCCGATTCCTTTGCGCCTGGCGGTGACTGACAATGTCAGTTTGTCTACCGAACTCACGGTATTTGGGGTGACTTTGCCGATCTTGTTGACTTTTGACCCGGTCGTGCTGCCCGATGGCAATTTATTGTTGGAACAGCGTTCGGTTGAAGTCGGACGGCTCGACATACCACCGGAATCAGCGTTAAAATTGCTTCGAGACTCCGTGGATCTTCCAGAATTTATGGAAGTCATGCCGAAAGAAGAGGAAGTCTTGCTGAATCTCACCGAAATTCCCATCAACGGCGGCGTTTCAGTACGTGCAACATCGTTCGACCTTGAAGAAGACGACATCCGTCTTTTAGTAACGATTCAGCCATAA